In Pangasianodon hypophthalmus isolate fPanHyp1 chromosome 1, fPanHyp1.pri, whole genome shotgun sequence, the genomic window TGTCACCAGTTCACtgtttgtccttccttggaccacttttggtaggtactaaccactgcataccaggaacaccctaCAAGTCCtaccgttttggagatgctctgacccaatTTGGcacttgtcaaagtcactcagatccttaccctggcccatttttcctgcttccaacatgtaactttgagaactgactgttcacttgctgcttaatatttcccaccccttgacaggtaccactgtaacaagataatcaatgttattcacatcacctgtcagtggttttaatgttatgactgatcggtttggtgtgttttatatacctatataaatataaaggtgtttccatccacagaactgccgctcactggatgttttttctttctctattgcaccattctgagtaaactctagagactttaTTTTGTCAAagcccaggagatcagcagttatagaaatactcaaactagcctgtctggcaccaacaatcatgccacagtgaTGATCaccaagatcacattttttccccattctgatggatGATGTGAACATCATTATCTGAAGCTGCTGTATGATTTTGATcgacatgattggctgataagataattgcatgaatgagtaggtgtacaggtgctccAGGGGTGCATGTTTGatgctttaaaatatattcatgtgCTTATTTTAATTGTCAATAACACAGTAAGGCAAACATGATTAAAATCACTGGACAACAATGAGAGCACTATAACTATTAGCTGCATATGTTCCATGGTTTGACAGACTGTTATCACATTTTGGCTTAGTGTAGTTCTACATATACTCATTCATTTCTGTACATGGGCTACAAGTGACTTGGAACTTTTCTAATTGCTAAAAGTACAGAAAAAGTGATGAGTTTAAAACCATCAATCCATGTTACTAAACTAATAAGTTTACCTTTTTACCCTCCCAGCTACCATTGCTTGTATGCATATCAGTCTGACAAGTTTAACTTAGTTTACCCATCAATTTTAATCGATGATACAAAAAGATGATCCATACTTTTTGTAACTTAAAATAAGTAGTTAAAAAAGTCTGTGCTAAACACACATGGTCCTGTTATGGGAAGTGATTGACATGAAAGAACAGGTTTGCTAATATTAACACTGGAGACAAGTTTCACAAACTGTCAGTATTTAAAGGTACACAATATCTgactatttgtttatttattaacagaagttttttttaatatattggctaaataaatcaataataatgataataataataataataataataataacaacaactcTGATAATTCTGTTACACCAATGCAGTGCAACTGGAGTTATCCACATGGAAGTAAGTTATATTTTTTGGTGAtgtaataatactactaatcATGTTTTCAGGTGTGTTTGAAGAACTGAAATCAAAGAAAATGTCACAGTAATAGAGATATGATGCCTACATCCATTATACTGCACTAAAATGCAGAAGTCATGAAGGATTTTTGAACTTCCAAATAGATACTTGAAGCTTCAGTTGGCTGGAAAGCTTCAAGAGTCTTCATCATGCCATCACTAGTTATGGATTCATAAGGCATAGATAGTAACCTTCTAGTAAcatgtgtgtttaaacatttgATTAATCACATTCCATTTACCAAGTTCaacttttattaattttctccATGAGTTTTAAAGATCACATGAAGCCAGCATAGAGCAACAAAGCCACAAAAATCAGAACACATCAACATTTCAAGCATGTTCAGCACAGAACAAATGCTTTAAATAAGCATTCAATCCATGCTAACTACTATTTCATGTAGAGAGAAAAATATGACACCATGccatatttactaatctagtTGTACGCATGTCATTCTGTCCCATTATTAACCCATATTGCAACACTGATCAACAACAGGTTgtgctcattctgattctgCCATGTACTAATATAGTTGACATATTAATACACCATTTACTTGCTATTTGAAGCAATCCATCAAAAGAAGGTGGGTAAAGATGGGTGTTTCAGCTACCTATCCAGCAAAAATGCTGTATAATGCACTCAAACATCCTCTCATTTTACCCCTCTCAACTTGTGATTTGACCTGCCTTTTCTGGGTATTATCTTATGGTTAATCATCCTCATTTAACAGGGGTGGGCCATTCTCACATGTATTGGTACAGGCTTTCTTGCTTCGCTTTTGGACATGGTCCTCATTCATCTTCTCCAGTTCCTGAATCTGTAAGGATAGGAGTAAACATTTACTTAATAGTTGCCCACATACCCAAACAAAGTCAAGCATTACGATACTTTAATTACTAGTGAACATACAGAAATATCTAAATAGGTAGTGTGTACAGCTCCATTATGTTAAATCCTATGTAGCATGCAATCAAagtgagactccttccataaatttggTATGTGCCCTAAATAGATGGCGGCAGATTTTACTCAGTGAAACTGCTGTTTAACACTGATGTTGGCTTTAAACCTGCTAGAAGATTTTTGCCAGTTCCAGCTCGACTCGCATGGTACCTGGGCAATAAGAGTATCCAAATTGAGCATGGGTACCCAGGTACTGCAAAGCTCACAAGGCAATGGAGACAGTGATAAAATGCCACATCACTATGTTaagagtttaattttttttttctaaatctaCCAGTTCCATTAATTCTATATGGATTGATGTGGAAAACGTTGGTCTACACCAAAAACATAGTACTTGAGtagagtttttttaaaaaaagctcaaGTTTTAACAGTTTAAACATTGCACATTTACCTGGGCTAAGAAATCTGCCTCATTGTCACTCCTGATTTTCAGTCCAGACACAGTGTTAAACAGATCATACACATTCATAGCTTCTGTTACTCCAGCTTTCTGGAAAAActtgagaaaaggaaaaaggcaTGTGAATAAATTACTGCAATTATTTACCACTGTGAATGCCCTAGCTGAATCAATTAAGAATGTTGTAAAAGTTATGATAAGCTTGAATATGtagaaataaaaactgtaactgGCCACTATAACATTATGTAGGGAGACACTTACTGTGGTTACATTCCTGCAGTCCCGGAATAGAAACTCCAGACCATGAGGGTGAGCGGGCTCAACAGACTGGCTCACATCAATTAACCATACCTATAAAAGAaatatactaatactaataatttacaataattaagtaagcattttaaaatggacAGAATTGAAAGTGAAAATGACTGGAAATTTCCCCACCTGTCCACCATGCCACAGCATATTATATTCACTCAGGTCAGCATGAACAAGGTTACACTGTTGAAAAAGCTGTTGCATCATCTATGGAGAAAAAGAAGTCAACTACAGTGCCCTACAAATAACTATTTTGATTGATCACCACCTGTAAGCCATATCATTAGAGCAATGTGTCAGTAGTAGTGAAAAGGGGATGTGCGGACACCCTGTGGCATTTTTCCAGCACACATTTTCTCCTGGGGAACTTGCAACAACAGAAATCTCTCAGAGAGGCTTGGGTAGCGGAAGTGGGAGGGATGGGGAGTGTCCCATGTTCTTTGTGTTGTTCTCTTCTTCAgtagaaaacattttcagaactTTGAGTGATTCTCACAGAGAATCATAAAGAATGATATTAGCACTATTTATGAGTGCTGTCCATTACTGTCTCAGAAGTGAACCATCAGAATATGTTACCTTCATGATATGGTATCTCCTCCCAGCTGTAAGAACTACACAAATCCCACTTTAATCCATTACTGAATACTATAACCTATGACCGCCAATCCCGGATAAaccttcccctctctctcacaggcagaattttgattaaaaatgacaatactAGCAAAAATAAATGGCTTGTTTACAATGATCCCAATTCAACCACCCTCTACCTGGTTTATGTAACTTGACTATCATCTGTAAATTCTACAGGAAAAACAAACTACCCTGAATACAATTAAACACCTACAAAGATCCAAAATTCATGGAGGCTTTGAATCCGTAAACTTCAAATAATACATCTTCACCAACCAACTTCAATATATAATCAGATGGATAAAGCCTAATCAGACTATGGTTAGAAGCAGAAGAAACACTATGCAAAGAAATTAGAACTTCAGAGCTACCATTCATCAGCCCAGGAATCAAACACCACTCTTGCTTAAAATCCCAGCAATAGCAGCAACTCTGTGAATTTGTGATCTTGTAAAATGATCACCAAGCTTTCACTCTCCCTAACCAAACACTCCCAAACACACTCAGTGATGATTTCCTAACCACCGCAAAAATACCAAACTTCTCCACATGGCTAGAAAAAGTCAATACACATCTTAAATACATTTGTCAGAACAACATTTCTTAAACCAGGCTGaaattttttaaacctgttttttttttttttttttttcatttattaagaaCATTTTCTTCATGACCAATAACACCAGTATACACCTATATCACATGTGTCAAACGtgtacattaattaataatatatatttatttgatgaTTTGGTTGAATCAAGCATTTTTTAGGTTGTTGAAATGTTATGCTCAACTTTATACACACTCTGACCAGACACAAGTTTGATACAGATGGTCCAGTGATGAAACTGATGAATAACAAAACTGTTGGTGGAATGTGCGTACACTTGTTTCACAATCAGATTTGACCATGCAAATAAACGTCATTGACtccattattttgtttaatattttcatgtGTCTTGTGTGTCTGAATGACAGAAACTCATTAAAAATCAGTTTGCCGTTACTTATGCAGAAAGTGTTGACTAAGAGACTATTAGCTATCAGTATTAAAATAGCAGCCAACTTATTTTGAATAGTTTATTAAGGGGAGTTGTTTTCTAcatctttctgaaaaaaaaaaaacaaaaagcaaaagtaaTTTACaacaaataaatggaaaatgtcCTAACTACAGTTAATTGAAAAGAAAGTATACCTGCAGTACTTGGTAATATGCCTTCTTCAAGTCCTCAGAAGTCAGCATGGCATCTTTTATCTTAGGAGCTGGCACTTGGTTCTGACCAATAAAAGACATCACAAGAATATGCTTCTTCAGAATCACCACTTCTGGGCAGGGAATCCCAGCTTTCTTCATCCTGTGTATGTATCCAAGAGAAAGACATATAGTCAGGTGCATAAATATtatggacattgacaaagttattgttattttagctacACAATATATCAGTgttgaaattaatttaatttgacaTTACTTTGAGAGAGTTTACATCCAATTCTGGTGgatggtgtaggaattacagcacttacTATATATGCCACCCTCCCCTTTTTAATGGGCCAATAAGTAAGCAGACAATAGGTCTAGATTTGATTTCAAGCATggaatttgcatttggaatctaaTGCTGTAAAAAAACCGtccacaacagttggccagatcaagaacaccctccacGACATAGACATATctgtcaacaatcaagagagacttcaccagagtaaatacagggggtttaccacaagatatAAAACATTGGTAAGCCTGAAAAACAGGAAGATCAGATTTGATTTAAgcaaaaacatctttaaaaaatccTGGACAGTTCATCGTACAGACAGATGATACAAAGATGAACTTGTACCAGAAtcatgggaagagaagagtagggagaagggaaggaactgcttaTGATccgaagcataccacctcatcttatggcatAGACATATATGGttgccagtggaactggttcccATGAATTTATTGATGTAACCGAtcacaaaagcagcaggatgaattctgatgTGTATATGGCTATATTAACtactcagattcagccaaatgcttcaaaaagaatttttaaggcaaagaagtgcaatggccaagtcaatcacctgacctgaatccaattgagcatgcatttcaaaTACTGAAGGTACAACGACCCATGAACAAATAGGAACTGAAGACatgctgcagtaaaggcctggcagagcatcaccaggaaAGAAACCCAGCCTGTGGTGATGTCTGTGGGTTCCAGATATCaggaatttatatttattttaatttatatttatgctactatgtccaattacttttagtCCCTTAGAAAGGGGGGACCACATATAagaagtgctgtaattcctacagcGTTCACCCTAGGCACAATTAATTTATGGGTGCAAATACCCTTAAATTAAACCTGAAAGTCTGCACATATATATTATTTCACTATTattcaatatactgtggtagacagctaaaataacaatatctTTGCCAATGCCCAAACATTTATGGACCTGACAGCACTAtaaatttaatatgtaatattgaACAACAGTATTAAATTGAAGTTTAAGGATAGTAGCAGATATAATACTCAAAAATAGTACAAGGGTGCTAGAGTCTTACCTGGCCAGGTTGTGCATCTCCTTTTCAGCCCACAGATGGATGATCTTACGAGGATTCAGCTTACTGAAACGGTCTTTAAAGCGGTAGTCATCCTTAATGTATTTGTCCCGGTTCTTGAATTCATTCAATGTAGTCTTGAAGACCTTGAGGACACACTCCTCTGGAATTAGCATCTCCTCAAAGCTAAGAGATCATTTAGAGCAACATTACAACCATTTTTCAATGTATAAACAAATCAGAtattaactttcttttaaacatttacaagtGAATCAAAACTGGTCTTTGTTAAATAGGTATTTAACAACAAAACTGAAACAATTTTTTACAACTGCACTCATGAATCATCATTAGTCATTTGTCAAAACAGATATTTtgtataacatatatataataataatatgtataatatagccctacacacttcagaattcatcctgctgatATTGTCAGTAGtcatatcaataaataaaagggaaccagttccactggcagccataagatgaggtggcATGCTTCCCTTCCTACATAGTTCTTTCCCTTCTCCATCCTCATCTTTTGCCTGGTTGGATGGATGGGGCCAACCAATTGCAAGGCAtcgcacacacatttgcacactgtGGACAATTTGAAAATACCAAACAGCCTACAATGAATGTCTCCGGACTGGGGGAgaaaactggagtacccggaggagaacatgcgaactctgcgcacacagggcggaggcgggaattGAACCACCACCGTACCCCCCAGATAAAATAACAATGTTTTCcaaatccaaatatttatggacccaACTCTATATCCAGATGATTTAAAAGTGATGTTCACTAGATGgcatgtcagagccaaaacatccctgtctgtTTGGTTTCCCAGTTATTTGTAACATATTTAACAATTTTATGCACAGCAATATTATACACACTAACAACCTTTGtctcttaaaactttctgctgCTATTGTGATAAATGTCTGGGCTGCGCCTGAGAGTCAAAAActctttacatttaaaagtatttaatagtGTAGAAAATCTAGAAGGCTGGTAggcaaaaaagacattttagtaGGTTTAAAGGCTtcatgaaaagttttttttaaaaaaacactaactgtaataggaaaactggttagtgttagtactcaataacagTCAAGAAAAGTGCACAAGTATGTGATTTAAGATACAACAGTTTGTTTAACAGCGGTAGATGGATAGGGAAATTTGTCAGTTTTTACTGCTGAACTATGCTAGTGAAGTGtcaaaatagtgaaaaaaaatgtaccatATGTATGTACCATTGTTTATACGCggcttgtctgaatgtggcttacagaaacatttcaaaatattagcacacaaaatccatcttcaatatctgtaataataatttgtaaaataaatgactgaaacaaaagaggaaattGAAAGTTTCTCTTGCaaccccatttgtaaataaaGCAACATGTAGTTTGGGAACCTCTGCTCTAAACCTGGGTACTTGTCTTTCACATACAGAGCCTGCACTCACCTCCCTCCATCAGCATGAAACACCACAGACTCTTTCCCTGTGCTGATACATCCATTAATGTTCTCCAGGATTCCTGCATTCACCATTTTGTACATGAGCAATCTGGTCTTGGAGTCCACTGCTTGCTCCTGTGGATggaaacaattaaaatttatCAAATcatctgtaaatgtaaaattttagaaaattttAGAAAACTAGGTTTTACAGTTTATACAGATATAATgcaattacttttttattgcttatttttgAATTTAATTAGTCAATTACCTTTAAAACATCCTTATTTTTTATTGCTGTCACAAATGCGAGGCTAAATAAAACACTAGATAAAACCTGCCTATAATGCTTACCTTTTGTTATAAAGTACATTGAACTactattcaaaaaaaaaaaaaaaaaaaaaaaaaatacactacatgACCTAAAGtacatggacacctgaccaatcacacccatgtgtgctttctgaacatcccattccagatttagtccccctttgctgttataatctcaacttttctgggaaggcttttcactagactTTGGAAAATGGCTGTGTGGATTTATGCCCATTCAacaacaagagcattagtgaggtcaggcattcaTGTTGGACAAGgaggcattccagttcatcctaaaagtgatcagtgggtttgaggtcaggcTCTGTGCAAGCTACTTGAGTTCTTCCAAGCCAACCTTGGCATGCCATGTCTTTTTGgggcttgctttgtgcacaggggcattccCATGCTGGAAGAGGTTTGAGCTAGGCCTCTTAGGTTCCAGTGAAGAGacatcttaaagctacagcgtACTAaggcattctagacaattgtgtctAGAAACTTtggggcaacagtttggggaaggcccacatatgggtgtgatggtcagatgtccacataattttggcatATGCTGTATATTTAAAAGACTGGACAAAACACCTGAACCAGCATAAATTATTCAcctgtgaaatgtgtgtgacatCCATTGGTGGGAAATGAGTGACCGCTCAAGTACAGATGTTTGCTTgaattatttgtgtatttaggGACACTGCAATGATTACAAGCTGTATTTGCTGCAATTGTTCACTACCTCGCATGAAGATTTGAAACGCTACCACTTAACGCTTCTTTATTCGTAAACACAGAGGTGCGCAGTTCTGCCATTGGTAATAAATGAGAACATGCAGATGGATTTTCTGCTGGTAAAGCGCTACTAGAATGGTTTTGATGTTCTATGTCTACAGTGGAAGACGAATACCAAGCACACCTAAATTGAATGCCTTATTTTATATCCCTCAAAATTACATGACTGTTAGACTTTTTCACCAATGCTTTAAAATTCAGTAAATGATGAGAAATTCTTGGTTAATGCAACCCAAAGACAGATTCGACAGATTGGAGACAATCAGTGTAAATACACATCATAAAATAGTGTAAATATCTGGTGAATACTGATAATTTTTCATCTCTGAATATACTCTCCATTACTGAATAGGACTCACAGCAGTTGAGTGCTCCTTTTTCTCATGAAGTCGGGCACTCCGTCTCTGCTCAGTTTGACAATGTCTTTTCAGAGCATTGTACACATGATTTGACAACTTCAGGTCCATGCTTATCCCATCACCTACATGCACCTCTGGGGCAAACTGTGCAACATAAAGAAACAGGGGACATCTGAGAAGGAATACTTAAGCAGAGTAAGGAAGAAAACcagaaaatggaaacaaatatactgtctaataaaatgttacactacaataattactattattcGAAATTAGGAAAAGCAGCAAGACTGTTGGAACCTATTGACTGTCTTGACCTATTCTGTATATTCTAAATATAGTAAGAGTAAACTAACTTACATTATCCATGCGTGCAGTGTTTTTCCGTCCGCAAACCTCTTCATCATGTTTCGTGGTAATGTTCTTGCCTTTCCCTGCAAAACCCTTCTTTGGTGTAGTGGTTGGCTTTTCTGTTAATCAGACATAATATCAAGGCCATATGGGGTTTAGTTTCCCAAAAGTGACAGTACAGTGTCATCTCACTTTGTAGACTCAAACACTGAAAAGAGGAATACATAATATATCTATTCAGTATTGCACTTTGGTACATTACAGGCTAGTACGATAATGATGACAACTAAAGTTATCAGCACTCTGGCTGGAGAACGCATCAGACCCAGGTTAAGTTTTGATTTTGCGCTTTTATTTAATTGGCTCACACAGTTTGCCTGTTGGGCAGATGgaagaacaaattaaaaacagacaaaacaaacactgaatTCTTCCAACTTGCTCTCGCTTTCagtgacatttacacacaactgcTCACCAACACCCTACTCACAATGAGaagaaagtaaacaaaaaaggcACTGGGATTAATGCAAGGTGTACAGCTATCATTTTCTCAGCTCGTCCCTCAAGTCACACCCTGCCTCTTCAAATTCTAAAATTAAAGTCCGCCCACTACAATGACCATCACAGAATTTTAGTGATGAGCTGACTATGATTTTGGTAATATTTCAAAAGCTAAACAGCATGTACATAACTACTGTTAAAATGTGCTACTTTGAAAATGCCTgtgctatttattcattttcatggaCTCTACCATATATTCataattacagttacagttcCTTGTTTCCAGGCATGCCCCACCCACCACCACAGCAATTACCATACGCACAAAATTTGTTTGGTCATATTAACCTAAATATCTTAATACCTACAATGATTTAGATTATATTTCATTTGGCTATAGTTTTTTATTGCAGGATATCCTATCACAACAAAATATGCAGCTTAACAATAAGAAGTGATTAAAGCTTCCAAGTCTGGATCTCTTTGCAAGTATGCTTcctaaataaatgaacagtaTAGTCCTAGATTTGTTGTTCAGCGGGCAGTAGCTTATGATCTACATGAGTAGCATGAAGTTACAGGAATACTGATTTTACACAAAGAACAGTGCATGTCTAGGTAAGGCCACATCTCTTCAGCCAAGCAATGAATTGTTGATCCATGAAAAACTAACACTCACCAAGGCGGTAAGGGTCATGGCGCGTGTCCTGCCAATCTACTTCGTCATCAGAGCTGTCACTATCCTCAAATGGGTGAACCATGCGGTAGTTTTCAAAGGAAATCGACACTAGACAAGACCAATAATTTATTAACTTAAGTACTTAACAACATTGTGCTAGAAAAGAGGTTGTAATGAAATTAGatgataaattacatttttttccatttaggcAACTGAAGAAAGGttcaattcatttattaaaatcgGAGAAACTAAACTCCCACACGCTCGCTCTTGTCTTTTCATACAGAATATGTACTGCGTGATAAACATGCAGACTTTGACTAATAAATAGATGTCCTCTGCAGAACTGTGGCTTATTGTTAGCGTTGATCAGTCACTGGTCAATATATGGATTCAAGAAAGATTTACCTTTGCTCTCTCCATtgaatttcttttcttctctgcgCAACTGTGTGTCAAACTCCCTGTCAAACTCCATCTGAAGCATCTGAGCCAACATCAGGTCACTGGATGTATCCGTATCCTGCTGTATACTGGCAAGGTCCAACTCACTGAAAAGAACGAAACTTTAACTATCAAGCAAGCATGTTAATTTGGAGATGATTCTGGGTTACATATGTCCATATAACTGTCAGAAATGTAAGACATATCAGAGTCTCTATACCACTCTTCTGACTTAGCTTGCAGTGTTCTACTGATTTTAGCAGCATTACAGGATTTATGATTGATGTcaatgagcctcatttatcaagctggatataaacagatttattcataattcACTCATAACGAAAATTTGGTTTTCATTATAATCCCTTAATTTCATGAAAACGTTCATATtctactcatgctcctgagtgaatttatgcataagaaaaCTAAGTAATGTTAACCTCAACTTCTTCAGCTACAAATCAAATAATCTGCATGGATGACTGCACATTTATGTATGGattatacataataaaaactgCTTACCTATTTACGTTTACAGAATTTAGCaaacgcccttatccagagctactagaagtgctttgtagtctctatccataacacatcctcatgctaggtTACTAGAATTATGCTATACCATCGAGAAActataaaaagacattttatattattggcattgattaaataatatcctgaaaaaaaagaaagcaagcaaacCCATTAAATAGAATAAACAAAACTAGTCATTCAATTATGACGTGCCGCCGTATAAATGGAGGACAGGACGATCGGTCTGTGCGGTCATCGTGCATGTTTCCAGCGCTCTGTCcgcttgaccttttatggaatTTTGTGGGCATGACTTAAGGCAAATGAGCTGTGTGACTTTACAGGtgataaaaatacatacacaagtATGAGGAAAATCAGCGTTTCCAAAcctttgtaaatctggcagaaaattTTTGTTCAGCAAAAATTTAAACACAACTgtactaaaagactgataaatgaggcccaaggTTAGGCTCTGTAGAAGAGAGCCAGTGCTAAAGCAGCATAAAATGCTACTAGAGTAAAGTAGACCAATAAAAAGACCTATGGATCTTAGACTCACTCAGTGCAGGTGAGGAAGGGGTTGCATTCCTCATCTAGCTGCTTGGCCAGCTGTTCACTCATTACATCTGTCAGGGAAGTGGTTGCAGTCACATTTACAGTACCCCATgggctcttaaaaaaaaaaagaaagacagaaagaaatagaTCAAGTATTACAACATTGCATATGAAAAGATATTATTTTAAACCTATTGCAAAGAGTACACCAAGACTGCTCtgacaaatttaataaaaacttttaaacgtttaataaaaaaagactgcCATTCCCATGTGGAAGTattataattgtaataataataagaaaacatgcatttaaaacaGGATGCGTAGGCTcctaaataaagtaataataataataataataataataataataataacaacaaccaccaccaccaacaataaTGAATTCCAGCTATTTGAGTAAACCGGCTATGCCACACGTGGACTGATTGGTTTTAGTGGCTtggtggttagcacgtttgcctcacacGTCCGGGGTTGGGGGGTCGATTCCtgtctccgccctgtgtgcgtggagtttgcatgttctccccgcgCTTCGCGGGTTTCCGGGGACTCCGGTTTCCttccctagtccaaagacatgcattgtaggctgactggcatttccaaattgtccatggGGTGTTTGCGTGATTATGCCCTGCGAaggggttggcaccccgtccagggtgtcccctgggataggctccaggctcctcaaaccctgtgtaggataagcggtacagaaaatggatggatggatggacactCTCTTGAGCGTTTTGACACCATTTTTGTCAACATTAGAGGTCGACCGTTTGATCGGTTGCTGGAACTATCGGTTATCTGCGAAAATCCACACCGATAGTTTTTCCCAGTTGCGTCCGCTGTGGGAGTGGCTCAGAAGGGTCCATtgtcattatacagtataacagcAGCCTCTAGAAGCTAAATAA contains:
- the riok3 gene encoding serine/threonine-protein kinase RIO3, encoding MDQVDVVAEEIKSPWGTVNVTATTSLTDVMSEQLAKQLDEECNPFLTCTDELDLASIQQDTDTSSDLMLAQMLQMEFDREFDTQLRREEKKFNGESKVSISFENYRMVHPFEDSDSSDDEVDWQDTRHDPYRLEKPTTTPKKGFAGKGKNITTKHDEEVCGRKNTARMDNFAPEVHVGDGISMDLKLSNHVYNALKRHCQTEQRRSARLHEKKEHSTAEQAVDSKTRLLMYKMVNAGILENINGCISTGKESVVFHADGGSFEEMLIPEECVLKVFKTTLNEFKNRDKYIKDDYRFKDRFSKLNPRKIIHLWAEKEMHNLARMKKAGIPCPEVVILKKHILVMSFIGQNQVPAPKIKDAMLTSEDLKKAYYQVLQMMQQLFQQCNLVHADLSEYNMLWHGGQVWLIDVSQSVEPAHPHGLEFLFRDCRNVTTFFQKAGVTEAMNVYDLFNTVSGLKIRSDNEADFLAQIQELEKMNEDHVQKRSKKACTNTCENGPPLLNEDD